In Anaerohalosphaeraceae bacterium, the genomic window TCCGGAAAGATTTTGATTCTGAGCCGGATTTCCCGGGAATATGGAGGTTGTTGAGAGAGACGGTCAATCAGAAGGCGAGCGATTCGTCTCCGCAGCCCCTCTTGGCTGGAGCTGTGCTTCGCTCGATCCTGACCGGCACGGCGTATCCGCAGGCTCTGCAGAATGCCGTTCTGAATCGGATTCGCGCGGACCAAACGATCAACTATGTTCGAGCAGCCATATTAAAGGCAATTCTGGTTCGAAAATACAGACTATCTAAACAAGGAATGGAGGTGTCTATGGCTTTGGACAAAGAAAACAAAAATCCGGCTTATCTGCTGGGACGGCTTTTTGCCGTACTGGAAAAGGTTCAGCAGGATGCATCCCCCGGGATCAATACAACCATTAAGGACAGGTTCTGGGGGGCGGCGTCGGCCACTCCGAAGGTGGTATTTCCGCAATTGCTCCGACTGGCGCAGCATCATCTTGAGAAAGCGGAGTACGGCAAAATGCGGGACAAACAAATTGAGGAAATTCTGGCGGATTTGTCTGATTTTCCCGCTCATTTGTCATTGGATGAGCAGGGGCTGTTTGCTCTCGGATATTATCATCAGCGTCAGGATTTCTTTAAAGGCAAAGAATCTCGGGAAACGAACCAATAAAATTTTTTGAAAGAAAAGGAGAATAGATTATGAGTCAAATCCTTCAGAATCGCTATGAGTTCGTGTATCTGTTCGATGTCGAAAACGGCAACCCTAACGGCGACCCGGATGCCGGCAATATGCCTCGCATCGATCCGGAGACCAGCTACGGGATTGTGACCGATGTGTGTTTAAAACGCAAGGTGCGGAACTATGTGCAAACGGTTCGGGGAGACCAGCCGCCCTATTGCATTTATGTGAAAGAAAAGGCCATTCTAACCAATCAGCAGAAAAGAGCATACGAGGCATTAAAAATTGATAAGGGGAAAACAGCGGCGGATGAGATTGAAAAGGCCAGATTGTGGATGTGTCGCAACTTCTTTGACATTCGAACATTTGGAGCGGTGATGTCATTAAAGGAATACAATTGCGGTCAGGTGCGGGGAGCAGTGCAGATGAATTTTGCTCGAAGCGTTGATGTGATTTGTCCCCGTGAATTGACCATTACACGCATGGCAGTTGCTACAGAAAAGGAGGCGGAATCGCAAAGCGGAGACAACCGCACAATGGGTCGAAAGAATATTGTCCCATATGCTCTGTATCGTGCGGAAGGGTATATTTCTGCCTGTCTTGCGGAGCAGACAGGTTTTACGGAAGACGACCTGGCCCTGCTGTGGGAGGCCCTGATCAATATGTTTGACCATGATCATT contains:
- the cas7c gene encoding type I-C CRISPR-associated protein Cas7/Csd2 — protein: MSQILQNRYEFVYLFDVENGNPNGDPDAGNMPRIDPETSYGIVTDVCLKRKVRNYVQTVRGDQPPYCIYVKEKAILTNQQKRAYEALKIDKGKTAADEIEKARLWMCRNFFDIRTFGAVMSLKEYNCGQVRGAVQMNFARSVDVICPRELTITRMAVATEKEAESQSGDNRTMGRKNIVPYALYRAEGYISACLAEQTGFTEDDLALLWEALINMFDHDHSAARGKMCARRLIVFKHESKIGNAPAYKLFDTIQIKPCEGKPPRSYEDYKGNITAPSDGPLSGFPGVTVQNLL